The DNA sequence TCAGATAATCTGGGATGAACTAGTATTAAGATTCCCATCGGGGCTGTTAATAATAACATGCCTGCTTGTAGGGAAAACGACGGAAGATGGCAAAAGTGAGCGTGACTGCTGGATTAAAATGTGCACCGGAAATATGTCCAACGGAGTAAATCATTGCCATTACAACAAGACCCCAACACAGAGAAATCCCCGGAAACGATACAGAACCATATTTTTTATTCACTGCCACTGATCCTCCTCCGATGAAGAGCACAAAATACGTACCAACCAATTCTGCAAATACCTACAGATATGTACACATAAACTTATGATCACTATTAAATTCAGGGCCGATCCAGGAATTATATTCCGGGGGAACACCGACCATATTTTGTGAATACACacttatattttgaatttttgGGGGACCCTAtcatatattttcaaaaaaattagtGGTAAAAAAGGTAAAATTTGTTCCAGGGGACACGTGTCCCCATGACCCTTACTAGATCCTCCCCACATTGCATACATTTACGTTCGAGTGTGCAAATAAACTACTTATAATACCTTCTGTAAGAGCAAGACAGACTCTGGCGAAGTCCAGAAGCTCTCTTTTACAGACGTTTCTTCCCCTTCCACCTTGCCTTCTTCAATATCTGAACTCTTAGTCATTACTAACGTTCTAAAAACTCTATAACTACAAACTATAAATTCAAAGTTGTAACTTTTCGTTTATTTTTGCTTATTGTTGCATTACATTCTGAAGCAGTGTTGGTGTTTATGTAAGAGATAAGTTTGCAAACAATGGTTAAGCTATTTTTTAGAGGTTGTGTTGTTAAGCGAATGTAAGCATTTCTTCTACGGTCTTTATTGTTTCAAAGTCAGCCCAACTTCTTCCTGGCCATGCTCTTGACATCTGGCAATATTCAACAAACTATCTAACAAATGTATATCTTTTTATGAAGCTGATTAACAAAAAACGTGAGAAATAGAGTGATTCTGGAAGAAAAAAAAGATTCGCACAAACATATTTTGGAAAAAAAAACTATAAATCATAtttaaagaaaaagaaagaaaaacatATTATTTCAATCTACTTATACACTTTAATTATACTAGCTTAGGATGCACAAATTttttcaaatattataaattttttcaaatattataaattttttcaaatttaaactaaatttgaatttaaaaaatacaaaatttattttttcaagattttatatgatatgatttgataataattatatatatacagATATATATTTGATATTTTGTTCGTATgtattaaatttgaaaaaatataataataCTAATTAAAATATATggtattattattatttttatgtgtgtttacaaaatataattattctTTATATTTAAAAGAAAAGTTTTAGCTTAGCAAAAAAAGATAAGTCTTAACCCGTATCAAAATAGTATTACCAATCACATTTAATTTCATTTAATTTGATGTTAGTTTTGATTTATCTCGAGACCAATATTATCTTGACGAGATCCAACTATTATATTTAATTTGGTTTGAATTTGGATCAATAATATACTTCATTTCATTCacataaatattatatatattatcttattttaattggcctaattttattttaatttttaattatgtTTTATGGTGGAACAACTCTATAATTTTTCTATTAGACCGATCAACGAATTACTAGTTCAACAATATAACTGTTTTAGCCGAatcaaaaatattaattattttgttttaacccgAAATTCATTATAAcaccaaattcaactaattattcttaatttaatttcaaatttattttaaattcaactaatagtataattttttaactagaatgaataatatatatattattttgtcttatttTAAAGTCGTTAGACCGATAAATGAATTATTTCTATGCCACATCTTTGTCCCAAAAACACACACAAATTTGCATTTCAaataaacataaattatattaccCAAAGTTTTGTTAAGTATAGTCGTTAAAATATTAATGTGTCAGTATGGCATAATAGTAAAAAAAAATGTGTCATATATCTGTATGTGATTTTACAAATGTTTTTACCTTATAGtataatttaataatatatttaaatgATATAAGTTGAAATAggattatattaaatttataaaatgaCTTTGAAAATCCTTGTTTTTAGTTAGCTAagtttacttttaaaaaaatGAGAATGGGCTTAGGATCGAAAAAGAAAAAACCAAATAAAATGGTCACACAAATTAGTTAAGATAAATTAAAAAATGGGGTAATGAAACCAGGTTTCTCGTTTGTATCCTagtaaaagaaaaagaaagaatagGAAATTGGCATGTTAGTAGAGTGATCAAATTTGAGATCAGTTAGGTTTATTCGCCTAAGgactaatattatatataatatagggatggttatttttatcattatatattataaatgataattttaataatatattatttatacgATTCGATCTTTATATcacttaaataaaaacaatttgATCCGACGGTTTCTAGATTAATAACCAAAAATCaacaaccaaatttttaatgtttcatttttaatataataatatcgatAGATAAATGATAAGATAGCTTGTTGAATTAGTTACCAAATTATTTTAGGCTAAAAAGAgatttaaaaagaaaataaataaagaaAAGATTAATTAGCTAATAATTTCTTAAAAAAACAGATtgttttaatgaaaataattatGTGGCCATATATGTTAATAAAAATAGAATGGTGGTAAAATACTAGTTGAATTAGAATATAAATTATCtacttttatttataaaaaaaatacaaacGATAATTCCAACTAATCTTGTGTGCAAAAGTCAAAACTGACAAATAAAAAAATAGAGAGAATAAGAGCATCTCCAAATGTAATGGTAAAATTTTTTAGCTAAAATATGATTAGCTAAATTTTTTTTGAAGAGGATTTATACTCGGGTGATATTAGTTATATTCATTagttatattcaaaatattaattttttattaattttaaatatatattagcGAAAGTAAATTAATTAGCATTATTATATTTATGCCAATATTTTAAATTAAGTAttataaaataagaataaaaaattatgaaaatatattaatataccaaaaaataaatagaaaaatatcttaatattattatattagaattttttagatttagaaaaataaagaaacattttatacttaatattacataacattaatattttataaataaaatataaatagtacatcaatacatataataataatgacatatatacataattttttaattataattaagtATTTGAAAAGTATCTTAAATATTGAAAAAATGACTTAAAGCAACATGTTTTATacattataataaaaaaattataataagaTAGGATTAGGGTTACATAGAAGAATTTAAGCCTATAGATCAACAAATCTAGTTATCTAAAATTATACCTAATAAACATGAAATATTGTATTCCCTCCGTCCCGTTGATTTTCTATAGGTTTACTATTTGCACGCATTTGGAGACctctataaaatatagtttcgtaaggtttttttcaaaaaaaaaaaattttgaataaaagtttaaacatgaaatttttattcagaaaaaaaaaattaaaaaaatattgtgAAATTATGTTTTAAATGAACATTGAAAAAcgtgccgaaaagtaacgtaTTATATATAACAACTAACTCtttaatactccctccgtccctcccaattgttatcgtttctgggagagtgcccggcacgcattttaagatgaataaaaagtatagtttcataactttttttaaaaattttctttttctgaataaaaatagaatgtttaaacttttattcagaaaaataaaattttaaaaaaaagttaaaGAACTATAATTTTtcttcatcttaaaatgcgtgccggacactctcccagaaacgataacaattgggagggacggagggagtattatatAAAACCCAGATTAGGTAGAACTAAAATAGGCTTAAAGATTAGGTACAACTAAAATAGTTATTATGGTTAAAATTCTCATTAAAAAAAAACTCTAAAGATGGTACCATCACGAGACGGCTGCATAAAAATTTACTGAGTATAAGTTGTTTGCAGTAGTAAATTTtgttaattaaattaaattattaggCATTATACATTCTATTTTTTGCCAAAATCAACCGCCAGcgaaaataaaatttgaaaaattatttaCTTTGTATTCAGGTACATGGCCAGAAAATGCTCCTTGGAGCTTGATGGAAAGCGTAACATATTTTCTACGGTGCTAAACAGATTATTATGAGTGTGGCCCAACTGTAATTATGAGTCACATAGATGTAAGATAGGGATATACCAATAATTATACAGCCATTATTTTAGCATTCCTTGCATGTTTGACATATAATATTTGGGTTTGTCGGGTGTTTATGGGTACATactaaatattaaaatttataattttgatatattttaATTGGTATGATTATTGTGAATGCAGGGATTCACACGTtgtaaaataataaaaacaagctaaattttaaaaaaattgtgttTAATATGTGCCCATTCTCAcaccaaaaatatcaaaaaaaacccataatatatatatattgaaacAGAGGGGTCCCTTGAAGAAATAGAATAGTGTAATTATATCAGTGGGGTTCTTCAGTTGGCTGTTAGTTCTAATTCTACCAAACATAGAATATTTTTTTTCCCCTCACAAAGTCAAGCAAGGAAATACTTTTGTTCTTTGAGTTGATAAATAAGTATAGAGAAATTCTCATTTCATCAAGTTACAGATATAGTCTTTCCCTGCCTTCATTTGCAGTTGATCACATACCCTATTATATAATCAGATGGATTCTAAATTGTATAGAGCTGTCGTTAAGGATGACATCAATGTCCTCATGAAGATAGAGGGCAGGCTTAAGGTAGGCGATCAACGGACAGCTACAAATAACACCGTGCTTCATCTAGCAAGCCAATATGGCAGCAAAAAATGTGTGGAGGAGATTTTAAGTGTCCATGAATCACTTCTTTTAGAGATCAACTCAAGAGGTGAGACTGCTCTTCACCAGGCGGCAAGAGAAGGACACTATGATGTAGTGGTCTTACTTCTTAATGCAGCTAAGCCTTCCGTTCCTCAACCTAGTCACATTCAAAACGCCTTAGTGAATGTGACTGAAAAGGAAACGCATCAAGCACTGCAGCCCACATGCACAGATGAAATCATATGTGATCCTGCACCAGTGGATGTTGCAGGTCCCTCATCATCTCAGAAGGAAGTTATTACAAACACAGCATCTAGGCTGAATTTTCTTATCAGAAGTACAGATTTAGAAGGTGAAACAGCCTTGCATCTGGCCGCACGATACAATCGCTACCGCGTGGTTCAACTGCTCGTTCAAAAGGATCAAGACCATATATATCCTCCAAATAGGTGTCATGAAACTCCACTCTACGTGGCCTCCATTAGGCATTATAACGACATAATCTCAACTATTCTTCACAACTGTAAATCGCCAACATTTGGTGGTCCGGAAGGAAAAACCGCTTTGCATGCTGCAGTCATGTTTGAAAGAGGAAGAGGTAGATATATAAAATTTATCAATTCTCCCATCCCAACTTGTTTGCTGTTGCATACCACATTATATACTCCTCACAACTTAATTTATCTTACAAATCTTTTTTAACGTATCAGAATGTGTGAAACTTCTATTGTCAAAAGGGAACACTAATCTGGTTGAGGTACAAGACGATAACGGGTGGACGGCATTTCATGTCGTTGCTTATAACAAGTTGTATGAAATAATCGAAGTGTTAGTAGATGCAGAAGCTGATGCAGGGAACAAGTCTGCAGGCTACAAATTAGATAAGGAAAAAAGAACAGCTTTTCACATAGCAGCACGGGTAGGAGCTGTTGGTGTAatggatgaacttttgaaatatTATCCAGATTCTTGGGAAATGGTAGATGGAATGGGAAGAAATGTATTGCATATCGCGGTGGAAGAAAAGGATAAGTGGTTAATTATCTTCATTTTGTCACAAGGCAGTACAACAGGCAATAGCCTTTTCAGTCAAAGGGACCATAAAGGGAATACACCTCTTCACTTGATTGCCAAGTTTGCATATTTTGTCCCAGAAATTATGAATCAAGGGAAGCTTGACTGGGAAGTTGACTGGAAAGTAACAGATTACGACAATCGCACTCCCCTGGACATACTGCAGTACAGGCAAGACACTGATACTCTTGCCCATACGGTACGTGGAAGAAATGTTCAACCTGAGTTTGTTTTAGCTAATTCTTTTTTGGTAATTGAGATGGGAAAATGTggaaaaaattaaataaaactttGAGTTCTGCTAAACTAATATGGCAATCTCTACATGCTAATGGGATGATTGTTTATTGCAGGTGATGGTCAATACGATACGTTGGAAACTTATTTATAAAAAAGTTGCAAATTTTTCTAACCGGGGGGTTAGAAGAAGCATTTCAAACCTCGAGCACGACCTTGAGACTGGTAACAGACTTGCCAAACATAACGACAAACTCAACATGGAATATCTCAACAAATTTAAAGAAGCGGTCAATACACATATGATAGTGGCTGCACTTATTGCCTCTGTTGCCTTGACCGCAGGATTAGCGGTGCCAGGTGGTTTTGTTGAAGGCAAAGGATACCCGCAACTTTTAACCAAGGCAGCTTTCCAATTGTTTATGATCGCAGATGCAATAACCGTGTTATTTTCAATTGCATCACTACTCCTCTACTTCGTATCAACAATGAGTATTTTCAGTCGGTTTGTAATACCCGTGATCACAATATCTGGAGTGCTTAACGTTTCTTCCATAATAACAATGGTGCTGACTTTTGGGACAGGAACTTATGCTATGCTAGCTCCTTCATCAGCCCTCGCCATCATTATTTGTGTCCTTTGTGCCTTATTTCCCCTATGTTTTTTCATAAGGTTTTTTGGATACTTTCACTTTGTCTTTTATAATGGACTCCAGAATCGAAAACTAAAATATTCACAGCTTGCAACTGTATCTCCCAGCTTTTTAATATAATACAATTTCGGGTATCACATTACACTATTTTGTGCAAGTCTTCAATTTGGTTTCGAAGTAATAGAGGCCTTTCTCGAACTCATTTGTTGTTACAGCACTCTGGGCTCTGGCAAAGGTGATAAAGAATGGACGGATAGAAGGTTAAAAAGGAAATGATTTAGGCCACGTGTCTGTAAGCGCATGTACATTTTCCTCCCTTCGGACAACTTGCATTACATAACATCATTGACAAGAAACTTGAGTTGGAGAGTTTGTCAATAGACGATGATTTTGCAAAGAATTTTATACTTGGCCCTGGGCTG is a window from the Apium graveolens cultivar Ventura chromosome 1, ASM990537v1, whole genome shotgun sequence genome containing:
- the LOC141714195 gene encoding uncharacterized protein LOC141714195, yielding MDSKLYRAVVKDDINVLMKIEGRLKVGDQRTATNNTVLHLASQYGSKKCVEEILSVHESLLLEINSRGETALHQAAREGHYDVVVLLLNAAKPSVPQPSHIQNALVNVTEKETHQALQPTCTDEIICDPAPVDVAGPSSSQKEVITNTASRLNFLIRSTDLEGETALHLAARYNRYRVVQLLVQKDQDHIYPPNRCHETPLYVASIRHYNDIISTILHNCKSPTFGGPEGKTALHAAVMFERGRECVKLLLSKGNTNLVEVQDDNGWTAFHVVAYNKLYEIIEVLVDAEADAGNKSAGYKLDKEKRTAFHIAARVGAVGVMDELLKYYPDSWEMVDGMGRNVLHIAVEEKDKWLIIFILSQGSTTGNSLFSQRDHKGNTPLHLIAKFAYFVPEIMNQGKLDWEVDWKVTDYDNRTPLDILQYRQDTDTLAHTVMVNTIRWKLIYKKVANFSNRGVRRSISNLEHDLETGNRLAKHNDKLNMEYLNKFKEAVNTHMIVAALIASVALTAGLAVPGGFVEGKGYPQLLTKAAFQLFMIADAITVLFSIASLLLYFVSTMSIFSRTLGSGKGDKEWTDRRLKRK